DNA sequence from the Gordonia polyisoprenivorans genome:
CGGGATGGCCAGTGCGGCGATGGACACCAGGGCCATTGTCGCGGACATCGTCCCGAACGCCCAGGTGAAGCCCGACTCGGCTGGGACACCATCGGTGCTCACATGCGCGGTGATGATCATCGACGACACAGCCGCACCGATCGATCCGCCCACGTTACGGATGTTGGCGTTCATGCCACTGGCGACGCCGGTCTGGTCCGGCGGCACCGCAGCGACGACGAGACCCGCCATGCACGAGATGACCATGCCTTGTCCTATACCCAGGATGCCGTTGGCGATGTAGAAGTGCGCCAACGTGCCGTGTGCGAACGTCAGCACGGCCATGGCACCCGACATCGTCAGGCATCCGACGAACACGACCGTCCGGGCACCGACCTTGCGGGCGAGCCAGGGCGAGAACAAGCCCATCAGCACCATGGCCACGGCCGCGGGCAGGACGAGTAGGCCCGACGTCGTGACCGAGGCGCTGAAGCCGTACCCGTTCGAGCTGTCGACCTGGGCGAACTGTGGCAGGAAGGCGAACGCCGAGAACAGTGTCCATCCCAGCACCAGCGCTACGACGTTGCAGGTCCACACCGCGCGCTTGCTCATCATCGCCATGTCGATGAGAGGGGCCTTGCTGTGTAGCTCGACATACACCCACGCCCAGCACAGCAGCGCGGACAGCAGGATCAGTCCGATCACCAGTGGCGACGCCCAGCCCCAGCGCGATCCCTGGCTGAGCGGCACCAGGAAGGCGACGAGCCAGCTCGACAGCAGCACCGCGGGCAGCACACTGATGGGCGCAGGTGTTCGTACGGGAGAGTCCGGGACGAGCAGATAGGCCGCGATCGCAGCCGCCGAGGTGACAACGAACGGCACCCAGAACAGGCCTGTGTAGGCGAACACGTCGAGGATCGGGCCCGCGACGACGACGCCGACCCCGCCCCCGACAGCCACCACGGAAGCCGTGAACCCCACGGCTCCGGCGATGTTCTGTTCGGGGAACTCGTCACGGATGATGCCGAAGCACAGTGGCACGGCACCGCCGCCCACACCCTGCAGGATTCGCGCGGCGATCAGCCAGCCGATGGTCGGGGCGAAGACCCCCGCGAGGCAGCCGAGCGCCAGTGCACACATCGACACGACGAGCATGCGTTCCTTGCCGACGCGATCGCCCATCCGTCCGATGATCGGCGTGCAGACGGCCGCCGAGATCAGGTAGGCGGTCAACACCCAGGTGACCGTGTTGCGGTCGGTGCCGAGGTGCTCGCTGATCAGGCCCAGCACCGGCGAGGTCAACGACTGCAGCAAGGAGAAGCCGATCGCGGCAGCGATCAGCACCACGTAGGTCAGCCGATAGTGGGACCTCCGACGAGATGCTCTTGGCACGGCTGACCTTCCGGTGGCTGATGGTGCGGAACGGGAACGTCGCCACCCCGTGGACCGGTGATCAGGGAGTGGCGGTGCCACCGTCGACGGGCAACATCGCACCGGAGATCAGCCGGCCGAGCGGGGAGACGAGGAAAGCAATCGCCTCCGAGACGTCCTCGGGCTCGACGTAGGGGTTGCGCATCGGCGACATCGCCGCGGCTCGCTGCAGGAACAGGTCCTCGTCGGGAGCGTCGGTGCCGGGCACGTAGAGGCGGCGGATGCCGTCGTTGTCGAACATGGGGGTATTGCAGTTGCCGGGCGTGACGGCGTTGACGCGAATCTTGTAGCGGCCCAGTTCCTTGGCCAGAGTGCGAACCAAGCCGAGAACTGCATGCTTGGAGGCGACGTAGGGGGCAAGGTTCGGGATACCTGAGGCCGAGGCCGTCGAACCGGTCAGCACGATGGCTCCGCCCTCGCCCTGCTCGATCATCTGGGGAATCGCAGCCTTGACGGTGTGCCACACGCCGATGATGTTGACATCGATGACATTGCGGAAGTCCTCGTCGTCGAGCTCCCATGTCTTCTTGTAGTTGTTGATGATGCCGGCGTTGCCGAGGACGATGTCCACTCTGCCGAAGGCGTCGAGTCCGCTCCTGAGGGCGGCGTCGACCTCCTCCTGCGAGCGGGCGTCTGCCTCGATGGCGACCATCTCCCCGCCGGCTTCCTTGACGAGTCGTTCGGTTTCCACGAGGTCTTCCGGCGTCGCCCCGTCGAACGGAACGGTGTCGATCTGACGGCACAGGTCGAAGCCGATGATCTTCGCGCCGGATTTGGCGAGCCGGACCGCATGTGATCGCCCTTGACCACGGGCCGCGCCCGAGATGAATGCGACGGATCGCTGAAGATCGGGCTGTGTCGGTGTGCTCATGTCTCGTTCCTTCGGTCGGAATGTTCAGTAATCTATGACAACTATAGTTAGAGAAAGCGGAAAGGTCGCGATGTTGGCCGTTTCGTAGTATCAGTCACTTCTGCTCGGGGGCGCGATGGAAATTCCTCTGGCCGGAACGGTCGGCGAGCTTGTGTGATGTCGTCAATCTCATCTCCTGCCTCGTTCGGCCGTCGACCGGCGAGGTGTGTCTCGATGACGAGACCCTGGTCGGGTTGCAGCCCTACGAGGTTGCCCGGCGGGGCGTCGTGCGGACGTTGCAGAGCGCTCGCCTGATTCCGACCTTCGACCTGGTAACCAACGTGATGTTGGGTCGAGCGGCGTACTCGAGGGCGAACCTACTCGGGGAGTTCTTCCACTCTCCGCGCAGCCGCACCGACGATGACGAAGCGTATGCATTCGCCCTCGGCTTGCTCGAGCTGATGGGTGTGCACGAGCATGCCTTCACGCGGGCCGCCGATCTCCCGTACGGCGTGCTCAGGCGCGCCGAGATCGCCCGTGCCTTGGCCCTGGAGCCGGCATTTCTGCTGCTCGACGAGCCGGGGGCCGGACTGAGCGGCGGAGAGCGTGACGAGATCGCCGCCGCGATCCGTGCCGTCGCGGCACGGGGTGTCGGTGTCGTCCTGATCGACCACAACGTCCAGTTCGTCGCCTCGGTGTGCAGGCGGTTGATCGTGCTGTCCGGCGGGTGAATCCTCGCCGAGGGCGAGACCGAGGAAGTTCTTGCGCGCCGTGACGTCGTCACTGCCTACCTGGGAGGAGCTGCACTGTGAGCACTCTGTCGATCGACGATGTGACGGCCGGTTACGGTCACGGCGACGTGCTGCACGGTGTATGTCTAGAGGTGCCGGAGGGATCGGCGGTCGGAGTGCTCGGTGCCAATGGTGCAGGAAAGACCACGTTGATGAGGGTCCTGTCCGGTCAGCTCCGGCCTCGCAGTGGCACGGTCACCCTCGACGGCAAGAGCTTCACCGACTGACGCCGTCCACCGCGGTGCGTCGGGGGATCGTCCTGGTGGCCGAAGGTCACGAGATCGTGGGATTCTTGTCGGTCGCCGAGAACATCGAGTTGGGTGCCTACCGGTTCTGGCCGCGATCGTCGCGAGCCGTCATCCATGACAACCGCGACCGCATCTACGACCTGTTCCCCATATTGGCCGACAAGCGCAACCAGCTGGCGTCCTTGCTTTCGGGTGGGCAGCAGCAGATGGTCGCAATCGGCCGGGCGTTGATGTCGCAGCCGCGGCTGATCTTGCTCGACGAACCGTCGTTCGGTCTGGCCCCTGTCGTCGTCGAACAGATCTACGAGCGCCTGGCACTGCTGCGGCGCGAGACGCAGCTCTCCATGGTGATCGTCGAGCAGAACAGCGATCTCGCTCTGGAATTCTGTGACACCACCAGCGTCATGCGTCTGGGTGAATTCGTTGCGCGCTCTGCCGGGGGAGCGACTGACCGAAGACGAGCTCAAAGCAGCATATTTCGGTGCCTGACGGTTCGGCAGGGGCGCGAGACTGCCCCTGCCGAACCGTCAGGTGTCCGAACCGAGCATTCTGGTGGCGAGCTCGCCGTCCCGACGCCAGATTGCGCACGAGTCGATAACCCGCGGTTCTTTCTCGACGACGCGAAGCATCCACCGTTCGTGGGGGAGCGCCTGGGCCTCGATGTCGTTCTCAACCACGCGCGCCGCGAACGACAGCGAGACGACGGTCCCGATGTGTTGAGCCATCGTGTGCAGGTGGTTGCATCCGCGATTGCCACCGAAGCGCTCGCGGAGCTCGCGAAAATATCCCGGGCCAATCGTCAGGCCGATCAGTTGGTCCATGGCTCGCAGGGTGCTGGGGCACGTGCGATGGGGATGTCCCACCATGTCGGCCTCGACCGTATCGATCCTCATGCTGGCTTCGTCGACGTCGACCGTCAGCTTCATGTCGTGGACGGTTGCGAAACCGCCCGGCCCGAAGGAGTCGTCCTGCAGGGTCGCCACCGCTCGGATCGTCTGCGGGTCCTGCCGGTAGAGCCGGGTCCGGACGTCTCGGTCGTAGAGGGTATCGGGGGTTCTCGGTATTGCCGGGCTGGCTCGTCCGGCATCTGGTGATTGGTCGATGATGTATTCCTTTCGGAGGGAAACATGGCTATTGTGATCATAGATAAGGTCTGGTCGACATTCCAGAGCTGTGCAATACAAGGAGGAATTACTCGTGGCGCTGCGTCCGCTGACTCTCGACATGATCGAGGCCAACTATGCGAAGGGCATCTGGCAGGACCGTCCGCTCCACTCGGTCATCGACGACTACGCCTGCCGCCGACCCGACGCGCCTGCCGTCGCCGACCAGCACGAGCGGTTGACATACGCCGAACTCGTCCGCCGCAGCCATTCGGTGGCGACGTGGCTACTTAAGCAGGGATTGGAGCCGGGTGCGTGCGTCGCCCTCCAAACGCCCAACAGTGTTTCGCTGGCCATCACCCACCTTGCCTGCGATCGCGCCGACCTCATGTTCCTCCCGCTGTCTAACGCGTGGCGGGGTGCCGAGGTAATTCATCTTCTGAAGACGTCCCAGGCTCGGATCGTGATGGTGCCGCCTACGACTCCCGAGTTCGACTACCTGCAGTTGATCGAGAAGATTCGGCCCCAGCTACCACATCTGCAATCAGTAGGGACCAGCCGCGGCGATCGCAGTGGCAGCGACTTCGCCTTCGAGGAAATCTCGGTTGCCGATACCCCGCAGGTCTCGATCGAGCGAGATCCGAATGTCCCCCGCTTCGTCATGGTCACCTCGGGCACCACGGCGCTGCCCAAGATGTCGCAGTGGACCGACAACAACCTGTGGAACTTCATGCAGCGGTTCATCCGTAGCTGCAACGTGACAGCGGACGACGTTGCAGTCGGACTGGCACCCGCCAACACTGGAGCCACCGGGTATGTCTTCGCCGTCCTGGGGCCCCTTCTCGCAGGGGCAAGCTCGGTCCTGCTCGAGCACTGGGATGTCGAGGAGGCGCTCGACCTCCTCGAATCGGAGAGGGCCACACTGGCCACCGCCATTCCAACGCAGGTCGTCAAGCTCCTGCAGGATTCTCGCCTCGACTCGCGAGACTTCACGCCCCTGCGCGCATTCACGAACGCGGGTGCCGCGATGCCTCCGGAGGCGGCCGAGATGATGGAGAAGGTGTTCGGCTGCGTCGGGCACGTCTGCTACGGCACGTCCGACGGCGGTGTCCCCACAATGACCGCCATCACCGACCCGCCGGAAAAGCGTCACTTCACCGTCGGTAAGCCGGATGTCGACAGCGATGTGCGGTTGGTCGATGCGCTCGGCGAGGACGTGCTTCCCGGGCAGTCCGGCGAGATCCTCTGGCGCGGGCCGACGAAGAGCTTCGGTTACTTCAACGAGCCACACCACACCGAGGCCGCTTTCGGTGATGACGGGTGGTACTCGTCCGGTGATCTGGGGCGTATCGACGCGGAGGGCTACCTGAGCATCGTCGGACGCGCCAAGGACCTGATCATCCGTGGTGGCCAGAACATCAGCCCCCAGGAACTAGAGCTTCACCTCTACCGGCACCCCGCTATCGCGGAGGTCTCCGTCATCGGGATCCCCGACGCGGTGTACGGCGAGCGAACGTGTGCGTGCGTAGTGCTCAAGGCCGGTAAGCACCTGACGTTGTCGGAATTGACGGACTTTCTCGAGGATCAGGAGGTTGCAAAGTTCAAATTTCCCGAGCGTCTCGAAATTTTCGACGACCTACCCAAGAGCGCGGGGGGCAAGATCACCAAGGTCGAGCTTCGCGCGGCGGTTGCAGCGCGAAGCTGAGACTGTTCGGCGCTCCCACGCAACGGCGTAGGGACGGCGCTTCGGTCCGACCCGACCTGCGCGTAGCCGTTCGACCGGTCGCGACGCCGCATGATCTTCAGTGCGGAGTCCGGTGTAGAGCGGGTGGGTGCCCTCGTACATGACCATCGAATAGCTTTGCAGTGCAGGATTGCTCAGTATCAACGCCATACGTTGCCGGTGCACCGCGGCTTCTTCGGGGAAAGTGTTGAACTGCAACAACGCGGAACGTAGTCCATCGGCGAGCTCTATGTCCGCGGGTAGGCCGTTCAGATGTGCCCTCAGCGCTGCGAGTTGAGTGTCGAAATCTCCCCAAGGAACCGCATTCTTGGAGGGGAAGTAACGGAAGAACGTGCGTCGAGCGATGCCTGCCGCGTCGGCTATGTCGTCGA
Encoded proteins:
- a CDS encoding DUF2889 domain-containing protein, which gives rise to MSRVSGRSATSNSSLYCTALECRPDLIYDHNSHVSLRKEYIIDQSPDAGRASPAIPRTPDTLYDRDVRTRLYRQDPQTIRAVATLQDDSFGPGGFATVHDMKLTVDVDEASMRIDTVEADMVGHPHRTCPSTLRAMDQLIGLTIGPGYFRELRERFGGNRGCNHLHTMAQHIGTVVSLSFAARVVENDIEAQALPHERWMLRVVEKEPRVIDSCAIWRRDGELATRMLGSDT
- a CDS encoding mycofactocin-coupled SDR family oxidoreductase, encoding MSTPTQPDLQRSVAFISGAARGQGRSHAVRLAKSGAKIIGFDLCRQIDTVPFDGATPEDLVETERLVKEAGGEMVAIEADARSQEEVDAALRSGLDAFGRVDIVLGNAGIINNYKKTWELDDEDFRNVIDVNIIGVWHTVKAAIPQMIEQGEGGAIVLTGSTASASGIPNLAPYVASKHAVLGLVRTLAKELGRYKIRVNAVTPGNCNTPMFDNDGIRRLYVPGTDAPDEDLFLQRAAAMSPMRNPYVEPEDVSEAIAFLVSPLGRLISGAMLPVDGGTATP
- a CDS encoding AMP-binding protein; protein product: MALRPLTLDMIEANYAKGIWQDRPLHSVIDDYACRRPDAPAVADQHERLTYAELVRRSHSVATWLLKQGLEPGACVALQTPNSVSLAITHLACDRADLMFLPLSNAWRGAEVIHLLKTSQARIVMVPPTTPEFDYLQLIEKIRPQLPHLQSVGTSRGDRSGSDFAFEEISVADTPQVSIERDPNVPRFVMVTSGTTALPKMSQWTDNNLWNFMQRFIRSCNVTADDVAVGLAPANTGATGYVFAVLGPLLAGASSVLLEHWDVEEALDLLESERATLATAIPTQVVKLLQDSRLDSRDFTPLRAFTNAGAAMPPEAAEMMEKVFGCVGHVCYGTSDGGVPTMTAITDPPEKRHFTVGKPDVDSDVRLVDALGEDVLPGQSGEILWRGPTKSFGYFNEPHHTEAAFGDDGWYSSGDLGRIDAEGYLSIVGRAKDLIIRGGQNISPQELELHLYRHPAIAEVSVIGIPDAVYGERTCACVVLKAGKHLTLSELTDFLEDQEVAKFKFPERLEIFDDLPKSAGGKITKVELRAAVAARS
- a CDS encoding TetR family transcriptional regulator codes for the protein MAKSRKSAPRVGRRPSTTRSELSDVGIELLSSKGFEETSVDDIADAAGIARRTFFRYFPSKNAVPWGDFDTQLAALRAHLNGLPADIELADGLRSALLQFNTFPEEAAVHRQRMALILSNPALQSYSMVMYEGTHPLYTGLRTEDHAASRPVERLRAGRVGPKRRPYAVAWERRTVSASRCNRRAKLDLGDLAPRALG
- a CDS encoding ATP-binding cassette domain-containing protein — encoded protein: MCDVVNLISCLVRPSTGEVCLDDETLVGLQPYEVARRGVVRTLQSARLIPTFDLVTNVMLGRAAYSRANLLGEFFHSPRSRTDDDEAYAFALGLLELMGVHEHAFTRAADLPYGVLRRAEIARALALEPAFLLLDEPGAGLSGGERDEIAAAIRAVAARGVGVVLIDHNVQFVASVCRRLIVLSGG
- a CDS encoding MFS transporter, encoding MPRASRRRSHYRLTYVVLIAAAIGFSLLQSLTSPVLGLISEHLGTDRNTVTWVLTAYLISAAVCTPIIGRMGDRVGKERMLVVSMCALALGCLAGVFAPTIGWLIAARILQGVGGGAVPLCFGIIRDEFPEQNIAGAVGFTASVVAVGGGVGVVVAGPILDVFAYTGLFWVPFVVTSAAAIAAYLLVPDSPVRTPAPISVLPAVLLSSWLVAFLVPLSQGSRWGWASPLVIGLILLSALLCWAWVYVELHSKAPLIDMAMMSKRAVWTCNVVALVLGWTLFSAFAFLPQFAQVDSSNGYGFSASVTTSGLLVLPAAVAMVLMGLFSPWLARKVGARTVVFVGCLTMSGAMAVLTFAHGTLAHFYIANGILGIGQGMVISCMAGLVVAAVPPDQTGVASGMNANIRNVGGSIGAAVSSMIITAHVSTDGVPAESGFTWAFGTMSATMALVSIAALAIPSTSQKRLVDELAVTPTPTVDDALTP